A genomic region of Saccopteryx bilineata isolate mSacBil1 chromosome 1, mSacBil1_pri_phased_curated, whole genome shotgun sequence contains the following coding sequences:
- the CD5 gene encoding T-cell surface glycoprotein CD5 codes for MESQPPLLAALCLLGVMVIPCLGRSHWEDSGFQLRLGGSYSKCQGQLEVYLSGMWRTVDSQSWSQRTNSREGLRQASQICRKLSCGNALIFDHIAHFNSPQSHATCLGQVGSFSNCSFTTAGQREPLSLICLEPQKTTPPPTRPPPTTTPEPTAPPRLQLVSGPQGLRCAGVVEFYRGSLGGTIRYKDEDGLEILGHHICQALQCGSFLKPLREDEATGIHAPGGSRPLPIRWKIQNASRDPLEQCFRRARPGEDGRPLALVCADFQPKVQSRLVGGSDVCAGSVEVRQGRQWETLCYSSAARGAARWQEVCQQQRCGNVTSYQVQDVSEKTSRGLSCPWERLSQCYQLQEKTSHCKRVFVTCQDRKQAGLGAGTLMSIILALVLLAVLLVMCGPLAYKKLVKKFRQKKQRQWIGPTAMNQNMSFHRDHATTVRRSQVENAPGSHGENEYSQPPRNSQVSAYPALEGALHRVSTQPDNSSDSDYDLHGAQRL; via the exons tcATTCCCTGCCTCGGAAGGTCCCACTGGGAGGACTCAG GGTTCCAGCTGAGACTAGGAGGCTCCTACTCAAAGTGCCAGGGTCAGCTGGAGGTCTACCTGTCTGGCATGTGGCGCACGGTGGACAGCCAGAGCTGGAGCCAAAGAACTAACAGCCGGGAGGGACTCAGGCAGGCCTCCCAGATCTGCAGGAAGCTGAGCTGCGGGAACGCCTTGATCTTCGATCACATCGCTCACTTCAACAGCCCTCAGAGCCACGCCACCTGCCTCGGCCAAGTGGGGTCCTTCTCCAACTGCAGCTTCACCACGGCCGGCCAGAGGGAGCCTCTGAGCCTGATCTGCCTAG AGCCACAGAAGACAACCCCACCTCCCACAAGGCCACCACCCACAACCACTCCAGAACCTACAG cTCCTCCCCGGCTGCAGCTGGTGTCAGGGCCCCAGGGCCTTCGGTGCGCAGGCGTGGTGGAATTCTACAGGGGCAGCCTGGGTGGCACCATCAGGTACAAAGATGAGGACGGCTTGGAGATCCTGGGGCACCACATCTGTCAGGCCCTCCAGTGTGGCTCCTTCCTGAAGCCCCTGCGGGAAGACGAGGCAACCGGGATCCATGCCCCCGGGGGAAGCAGGCCCTTGCCCATCCGATGGAAGATCCAGAATGCGAGCCGGGACCCCCTGGAGCAGTGCTTCAGGAGGGCCCGGCCCGGGGAGGACGGCCGCCCTCTCGCCCTTGTCTGTGCTG ATTTCCAGCCCAAGGTGCAGAGCCGCCTGGTGGGGGGCAGCGACGTGTGTGCAGGCTCCGTGGAGGTGCGCCAGGGCAGGCAGTGGGAAACCCTCTGCTACAGCTCCGCGGCCAGGGGCGCAGCGCGGTGGCAGGAGGTGTGCCAGCAGCAGCGGTGCGGCAACGTCACCTCCTACCAGGTGCAGGACGTCAGCGAGAAGACCTCCCGGGGGCTCTCGTGCCCCTGGGAGAGGCTGTCCCAGTGCTACCAGCTCCAGGAGAAAACCAGCCACTGCAAGAGGGTGTTTGTCACGT gCCAGGACCGAAAGCAGGCGGGCCTGGGCGCAGGCACCCTGATGAGCATCATCCTGGCCCTCGTGCTCCTGGCCGTGCTGCTGGTCATGTGTGGCCCTCTCGCTTACAAGAAGCTGGTGAAGAAAT TCCGCCAGAAGAAGCAGCGCCAGTGGATTGGCCCGACGGCAATGAACCAGAACA TGTCTTTCCATCGCGATCACGCAACGACGGTGCGCCGGTCCCAGGTCGAGAACGCCCCAGGCTCGCACGGGGAGAATGAGTACAGCCAGCCGCCCAGGAACTCCCAGGTCTCGGCTTATCCAG CTCTGGAAGGGGCCCTGCACCGTGTCTCCACCCAGCCCGATAACTCCTCTGACAGTGACTACGACCTGCACGGGGCTCAGAGGCTGTGA
- the VPS37C gene encoding vacuolar protein sorting-associated protein 37C, translating to METLKDKTLEELEELQSDSEAIDRLAQEAPEIQDLQLEREMALATNRSLAERNLEFQGPLEINRSNLSDKYQELRKLVERCQEQKAKLEKFSSALQPGTLLDLLQIEGMKVEEESEAMAEKFLEGEVSLDTFLENFSAMRMLSHLRRVRVEKLQDVVRKPRASQEPAGDAPPPRPPPPSHPVPQATPPVPEEQLFPPLQPPGMPPYPLPYSPSPSLPPGPIAHGALQPAPFPVVSQPSFSYTGPGGPPYPCAQPGPRAAAGYLWSPQRSTPPRPGYSVAPSGASGPGYPLAGGQTPSPGYPQQPSYLSAGGKPLYPTQPQLPSFPGQPQPAGSPQPPYPPGPAPPYGFPPPKGPAWPGY from the exons ATGGAGACCCTGAAAGAcaagaccctggaggagctggaggagctgcagagcGACTCGGAGGCCATTGACCGGCTGGCCCAGGAGGCCCCTGAG ATCCAAGACTTGCAGCTGGAACGGGAAATGGCACTGGCCACCAACCGGAGCTTGGCTGAGCGGAACCTGGAGTTCCAGGGTCCCCTGGAGATCAACCGCTCAAACCTCTCGGACAAGTACCAGGAGCTCCGGAAGCTTGTGGAACGCTGCCAGGAGCAGAAGGCAAAGCTGG AGAAGTTTTCCTCGGCGCTGCAGCCGGGGACCTTGTTAGACCTTCTGCAGATCGAAGGCATGAAGGTTGAAGAAGAGTCTGAG GCCATGGCTGAGAAGTTCCTGGAGGGCGAGGTGTCCTTGGACACTTTTCTGGAGAACTTTTCCGCCATGAGGATGCTGTCGCATCTGCGCCGGGTTCGCGTGGAGAAGCTCCAGGATGTGGTGAGGAAGCCCAGAGCTTCCCAGGAGCCGGCTGGGGAcgcccctcctccccgccccccgcccccgtctCATCCAGTCCCCCAGGCGACCCCCCCTGTGCCCGAAGAGCAGCTGTTCCCGCCCCTGCAGCCCCCGGGAATGCCTCCCTACCCTCTGCCCTACAGCCCCTCTCCCAGCTTGCCCCCGGGCCCCATTGCCCATGGCGCGCTCCAGCCGGCCCCCTTCCCGGTGGTGTCCCAGCCCTCCTTTTcctacactgggcctgggggtCCCCCGTACCCGTgtgcccagccagggcccagggctgctGCGGGCTACCTCTGGTCCCCACAGAGGAGCACGCCGCCCCGGCCTGGCTATTCCGTGGCCCCCTCTGGTGCCTCTGGCCCCGGGTACCCGTTGGCCGGGGGCCAGACTCCCAGTCCTGGTTATCCTCAGCAGCCCTCCTACCTCTCGGCAGGAGGAAAACCTCTTTACCCAACGCAGCCCCAGCTTCCGAGCTTCCCGGGCCAGCCCCAGCCCGCAGGCTCCCCTCAGCCCCCCTACCCCCCGGGCCCTGCCCCTCCCTATGGGTTTCCGCCGCCCAAGGGTCCTGCCTGGCCTGGGTATTAG